Proteins encoded together in one Blastocatellia bacterium window:
- the pgl gene encoding 6-phosphogluconolactonase yields the protein MSTKMLNRSDAQVRVYRDAQEVALKAARHFARLADQYVVGSGRFTVALSGGSTPRAMFALLAEARFADTVPWEAIHFFWGDERCVPPDHADSNYRMANETLLSRVPVPAENIYRIPAEMPDPERAAEEYAETLRAFFARQASASGTAPLIDRPRFDLIFLGMGPDGHTASLFPGTTALQVTDKPVVANYVEKFSANRVTLTAPTINNARNVTFVVAGSDKAEPLHEVLEGDYQPELYPSQLIHPQHGSLLWMVDEAAAARLAQPHAAES from the coding sequence ATGTCTACGAAGATGTTGAACCGTTCGGACGCGCAGGTGCGCGTCTACCGCGACGCGCAGGAAGTGGCGCTAAAGGCAGCGCGCCACTTTGCGCGGCTGGCCGATCAGTATGTTGTCGGCTCGGGCCGTTTCACCGTGGCGCTGTCGGGCGGCTCGACGCCGCGCGCCATGTTTGCCCTGCTAGCGGAAGCGCGGTTTGCCGATACCGTCCCGTGGGAAGCGATCCATTTCTTCTGGGGCGACGAGCGCTGCGTGCCGCCTGACCACGCCGACAGCAATTACCGCATGGCCAACGAGACCTTGCTTTCACGCGTGCCGGTGCCGGCGGAAAACATCTATCGCATCCCGGCTGAGATGCCCGACCCCGAGCGAGCCGCCGAGGAGTACGCCGAAACCTTGCGCGCTTTCTTTGCCCGGCAGGCGTCCGCGTCAGGCACGGCACCGCTCATCGATAGGCCGCGATTCGATCTAATCTTTTTAGGGATGGGGCCGGACGGCCACACGGCGTCGCTCTTCCCCGGCACCACCGCCTTGCAGGTCACCGACAAACCGGTCGTCGCGAATTACGTCGAAAAGTTCAGCGCCAACCGCGTCACGCTGACCGCGCCGACGATCAACAACGCCCGCAATGTTACTTTCGTGGTTGCCGGTAGCGACAAGGCCGAGCCGCTTCACGAAGTTTTGGAAGGCGACTACCAGCCGGAGCTTTACCCGAGCCAGCTTATCCATCCGCAACACGGCTCGCTGCTCTGGATGGTTGACGAAGCGGCAGCCGCGCGGCTCGCGCAGCCACACGCGGCAGAATCTTAG
- the gndA gene encoding NADP-dependent phosphogluconate dehydrogenase, translating to MTAQSKPELAKIGMVGLAVMGENLALNIARNGYPIAVFNRDTTKVDKFLDRAKSHAEGQQVIGAYSIEEFVESIERPRKIILLVKAGGAVDAVVEQLKPHLDQGDIIIDGGNSYFKDTVQREKTLKGEGFNFIGCGVSGGEKGALWGPSLMPGGDREAYEELRPIWEKIAAQVDDGPCVTYVGPNGAGHFVKMVHNGIEYGDMQLIAEAYSILRSTLDLEAAELGDIFAKWNEGELNSFLIEITAKIFQVKDPQTGHALVDQILDVAGQKGTGKWTSQVALDFGVVIPTMQAAVDARVMSGLKDQRVEASKQLPGPTTRYDGDKQAMIDAVHDALYASKICSYAQGMNLIRRGSEEYDWGINLGELSRIWKGGCIIRAQFLDKIKQAYQRRADLPNLLIDPDFKAWALEAQPRWRQAVTTAQNMGIAVPAMSGSLSYFDMYRTASLPLNLTQAQRDFFGSHTYQRVDDPNGQFVHTEWEEDLEKQ from the coding sequence ATGACTGCACAGAGCAAACCTGAACTCGCCAAAATTGGGATGGTCGGGCTCGCCGTCATGGGCGAAAACCTCGCCCTCAACATCGCCCGCAACGGCTATCCCATCGCCGTCTTCAACCGTGACACCACCAAGGTGGACAAGTTCCTCGACCGCGCCAAGTCGCACGCCGAAGGCCAGCAGGTCATCGGCGCTTATTCCATCGAGGAGTTCGTCGAATCCATCGAGCGCCCGCGCAAGATCATCCTGCTGGTCAAAGCCGGCGGTGCCGTGGATGCGGTCGTCGAACAGCTCAAGCCGCATCTCGATCAAGGCGACATCATCATTGACGGCGGCAACTCGTATTTTAAAGATACCGTGCAGCGCGAAAAGACGTTGAAGGGCGAAGGCTTCAACTTCATCGGCTGCGGCGTCTCGGGCGGCGAGAAGGGCGCGCTCTGGGGGCCATCTTTGATGCCCGGCGGCGACCGCGAAGCTTACGAAGAGCTGCGCCCGATCTGGGAAAAGATCGCCGCGCAAGTAGACGACGGCCCATGCGTCACCTACGTCGGCCCGAACGGCGCTGGCCATTTCGTCAAGATGGTTCACAACGGCATCGAGTACGGCGACATGCAATTGATCGCCGAAGCCTACAGCATTCTGCGCTCGACGCTCGACCTCGAAGCCGCGGAGCTTGGCGACATCTTCGCCAAATGGAACGAAGGCGAGCTGAACTCGTTTCTGATCGAGATTACCGCCAAGATTTTCCAGGTGAAAGACCCGCAGACCGGCCATGCGCTGGTTGATCAGATTCTCGACGTCGCCGGCCAGAAGGGCACAGGCAAGTGGACCTCACAGGTGGCGCTCGACTTCGGCGTGGTGATTCCGACCATGCAGGCGGCGGTCGATGCGCGCGTGATGTCGGGCCTGAAAGATCAGCGCGTCGAAGCGAGCAAGCAATTGCCGGGGCCGACGACGCGTTACGATGGCGACAAGCAGGCGATGATCGACGCGGTTCACGACGCGCTCTATGCCTCGAAGATTTGCTCGTACGCGCAGGGCATGAACTTGATCCGCCGCGGCTCGGAGGAGTACGACTGGGGGATCAATCTCGGCGAGTTGAGCCGCATCTGGAAAGGCGGCTGCATCATCCGCGCCCAGTTCCTCGACAAGATCAAGCAAGCCTATCAACGCCGCGCCGATCTGCCGAACCTGCTGATTGACCCGGATTTCAAAGCCTGGGCACTGGAGGCGCAGCCGCGCTGGCGGCAGGCGGTGACGACCGCCCAGAACATGGGGATTGCGGTGCCGGCGATGTCGGGCAGCCTCTCTTACTTCGATATGTACCGCACGGCGAGCCTGCCTTTGAACCTGACGCAGGCGCAGCGCGACTTCTTCGGCTCGCACACCTACCAGCGCGTGGACGACCCGAACGGCCAGTTCGTTCACACCGAATGGGAAGAAGACCTGGAGAAGCAGTAG
- the zwf gene encoding glucose-6-phosphate dehydrogenase — MSSTNTNDNPLRQGIRLEKTAEPCVVVIFGASGDLTKRKLVPALYRLVQQRLLPAEFGIVGVARSAMSDDEFRNKMKDAVMTFSEAKSVDESVWQSFAQGIYYVAGDINDPKTYQQLKERLEQIDGERGTAGNRVFYLSTAPSLYSEAIEQFGAADLARPKEGSWVRIIIEKPFGHDLQSAKDLNKDVAKVFDEEQVYRIDHYLGKETVQNLLVFRFANGIFEPIWNRRYVDHVQITNAEALGVEGRGGYYDQSGVLRDMIQNHVFQVLSLVAMEPPINLSANAVRDEKIKAMYAVHPMPMEQVEQFAVRGQYGAGSVAGKEVPGYREESDVNPESNTETYAALKLYFDNWRWADVPFYIRSGKRMPKRVTEIAIQFKQAPLQLFSNIPDQQFEPNVLIVRIQPDEGITLRIGAKIPGQTTRIRWVNMDFRYGASFGVSSPEAYERLLLDCILGDSTLYARRDMTERGWEIVQPILDAWAAKKAGFPNYPAGTWGPKEADELIERDGKEWRRP, encoded by the coding sequence ATGTCGAGCACGAATACAAACGACAATCCATTGCGCCAGGGCATCCGGCTTGAGAAGACGGCAGAGCCGTGCGTTGTTGTCATCTTCGGCGCGTCGGGCGATTTGACCAAGCGCAAGCTGGTGCCGGCGCTCTACCGCCTGGTGCAGCAACGGCTGTTGCCGGCTGAGTTCGGCATCGTCGGCGTCGCCCGCTCGGCGATGAGCGATGACGAGTTCCGCAACAAGATGAAAGATGCGGTGATGACGTTTTCCGAAGCCAAGAGCGTAGACGAGTCGGTCTGGCAGAGCTTCGCGCAGGGCATCTACTACGTCGCCGGTGACATCAACGACCCGAAGACCTACCAGCAGCTCAAGGAGCGGCTCGAACAGATTGACGGCGAGCGCGGCACCGCCGGCAACCGCGTCTTTTATCTCTCGACCGCGCCGTCGCTCTACAGCGAAGCCATCGAACAGTTCGGCGCGGCCGACCTCGCGCGGCCCAAGGAAGGCTCGTGGGTGCGGATCATTATTGAAAAGCCGTTCGGCCATGATCTGCAAAGCGCCAAAGATTTGAACAAGGACGTTGCCAAGGTCTTTGACGAAGAGCAGGTCTACCGCATTGACCATTACCTCGGCAAAGAGACGGTGCAGAACCTCTTGGTCTTCCGCTTCGCCAACGGCATCTTCGAGCCGATCTGGAACCGCCGCTACGTTGACCACGTGCAGATCACCAATGCCGAGGCGCTCGGCGTCGAAGGGCGCGGCGGGTATTACGATCAGTCGGGCGTGCTGCGCGACATGATTCAGAACCACGTCTTCCAGGTGCTGTCGCTGGTGGCGATGGAGCCGCCCATCAACCTGTCGGCCAACGCGGTGCGCGACGAGAAGATTAAAGCCATGTACGCCGTCCATCCCATGCCGATGGAGCAGGTCGAACAGTTCGCCGTGCGCGGCCAGTACGGGGCGGGATCGGTCGCAGGCAAAGAGGTGCCGGGGTATCGCGAAGAGTCGGACGTGAATCCTGAGTCGAACACCGAGACTTACGCGGCGCTGAAGCTTTACTTCGACAACTGGCGCTGGGCCGACGTGCCTTTCTACATTCGCTCAGGCAAGCGCATGCCGAAGCGCGTCACAGAGATCGCCATTCAGTTCAAGCAAGCGCCGCTGCAACTGTTCAGCAACATTCCCGACCAGCAGTTCGAGCCGAACGTCTTGATCGTCCGCATCCAACCTGACGAAGGCATCACGTTGAGGATCGGCGCCAAGATTCCCGGACAGACGACCAGGATTCGCTGGGTCAACATGGATTTCCGCTACGGCGCGTCGTTCGGCGTGTCGTCGCCGGAAGCCTATGAACGCCTGCTGCTCGATTGCATTCTCGGCGATTCAACGCTCTATGCGCGCCGCGACATGACCGAGCGCGGCTGGGAGATCGTCCAGCCCATCCTCGACGCCTGGGCCGCTAAGAAAGCCGGCTTCCCGAATTACCCGGCGGGCACCTGGGGGCCGAAAGAGGCCGACGAGCTGATTGAGCGCGACGGGAAAGAATGGCGGCGTCCTTGA
- a CDS encoding glucose-6-phosphate dehydrogenase assembly protein OpcA, with the protein MSATSTINVGAIEKELTSLWKQASEDETGGVVRASILNLIAFVPDPAEIAAVDDIVIDVTASHPCRVIALVADRASQESKLTAEVTSRCTLPTPTSKQVCCEQVTITASQDHLDEAPSAIVPLLIADLPVYLWWRAEPRAEDKELYGWLTDIADRVVIDSAKFNEPEGDLAKMAAVLGGGHRGPALSDMNWARLTAWRALIAGFYDVPEYRPLLKQIERVTIEYAPPAADPAAISTRALLLGGWLASRLGWQFNPAATVREDGAARFEFSAYGRTGQLEFRHTERAIEPGHLALVTIANADDCDKACAFTVRRSADGTRIETGVTLDEAKRPKRVLSYEGLDEGALLARELEILGNDRVYEETVKAAGAMIRNHEV; encoded by the coding sequence ATGAGTGCTACATCTACTATCAACGTCGGAGCCATCGAGAAAGAATTAACCTCGCTGTGGAAGCAGGCGTCGGAAGACGAGACCGGCGGCGTCGTGCGCGCCTCGATTCTCAACCTGATCGCCTTCGTGCCCGACCCGGCAGAGATCGCCGCGGTTGACGACATCGTGATAGACGTGACGGCGTCGCATCCCTGCCGCGTCATCGCGCTGGTCGCCGACCGCGCTTCTCAGGAGTCGAAGCTCACCGCCGAAGTCACGTCGCGCTGCACGCTGCCGACGCCGACCTCGAAGCAGGTGTGCTGCGAGCAGGTGACGATCACCGCCAGTCAGGATCACCTGGACGAAGCGCCGAGCGCCATCGTGCCGTTGCTGATCGCCGACCTGCCGGTCTACCTCTGGTGGCGCGCCGAGCCGCGCGCCGAAGACAAAGAGCTTTACGGCTGGCTCACAGACATCGCCGACCGCGTGGTCATCGATTCGGCGAAGTTCAACGAGCCCGAAGGCGACCTGGCGAAGATGGCCGCGGTGCTGGGCGGCGGGCATCGCGGCCCTGCCCTGAGCGATATGAACTGGGCGCGGCTGACTGCCTGGCGGGCGCTGATCGCAGGCTTTTATGACGTGCCGGAGTATCGCCCGCTGCTCAAGCAGATCGAGCGCGTGACCATTGAATACGCGCCGCCGGCGGCTGACCCTGCGGCGATTTCGACGCGCGCCCTGTTGCTCGGCGGCTGGCTGGCGAGCCGCCTCGGCTGGCAGTTCAACCCGGCGGCGACGGTGCGAGAAGATGGCGCGGCGCGATTCGAGTTCAGCGCCTATGGCCGCACGGGTCAACTTGAGTTCCGGCACACCGAGCGGGCAATCGAGCCGGGCCATCTGGCGCTAGTGACCATCGCCAACGCCGATGACTGCGATAAGGCGTGCGCCTTCACCGTGCGCCGCAGCGCCGACGGCACGCGCATCGAAACCGGCGTCACCCTGGATGAAGCGAAGCGGCCCAAGCGCGTCTTGAGTTATGAAGGGCTCGACGAAGGCGCGCTGCTGGCGCGCGAGCTTGAGATACTCGGCAACGACCGCGTCTATGAAGAAACGGTCAAGGCCGCGGGCGCGATGATTAGAAATCATGAGGTATAA
- a CDS encoding mechanosensitive ion channel family protein gives MKKLALPITASLLLLVTYQLLKYLYPGMSDIIWLKYVLAAALVGVTIMFVRAIGYVIFDVAFVRRKGREAPDLLRGVLSLVLYSIAFFFIYSRVIEGGLGLGIVATSTVVSVVIGLALQDTLGNFFAGISIHIEQPFHILDSVRIGTEIGRVEAVTWRTTTIRTNNNTVIIFPNSRVAREQIEIFPFNNLNRRVLRFPAPYGIAPETVIPLVRDSVRAMPNVAPEKVPIVRIAEFHDSSITYEVLYWIRDYMLTPDMDAKIREHIWYAYRRHGIQIPFPIRHLLMEQIESRPQPTGHDSEDNERFIKSVRLFEPLTAEERARIVAALVKHLYAPGELILRRGDAGDSMFIISQGRVDVRLPQANGGTQQVAVLEPGNYFGEMALFTGEPRTADVYALEEVEVLEIRKAAIEPLMHDNARLAEAISQRVAERQAELIAHTRNVPEEEKQQQSANILRRVKRFFSLN, from the coding sequence ATGAAAAAGCTCGCCCTACCGATCACCGCCAGCCTGCTGCTTCTGGTCACTTATCAACTGCTGAAGTATCTCTATCCCGGCATGTCGGACATCATCTGGTTGAAGTACGTGCTGGCGGCGGCGCTCGTCGGCGTGACCATCATGTTCGTGCGCGCCATCGGCTACGTGATCTTCGATGTCGCCTTTGTCAGGCGCAAAGGCCGCGAAGCGCCCGACCTTTTGCGCGGCGTCCTGTCGCTGGTGCTCTATTCTATCGCCTTCTTTTTCATCTACAGCCGGGTGATCGAAGGCGGGCTCGGGCTCGGCATCGTCGCCACGTCAACGGTGGTTTCGGTCGTCATCGGTCTGGCGCTGCAAGACACGCTGGGCAATTTCTTCGCCGGCATCTCCATTCACATCGAGCAACCATTCCACATCCTCGACAGCGTGCGCATCGGCACAGAGATCGGGCGCGTCGAAGCCGTCACCTGGCGCACGACGACGATTCGCACCAACAACAACACGGTGATCATCTTCCCCAACAGCCGCGTCGCCCGCGAGCAGATCGAGATTTTCCCGTTCAACAATCTCAACCGCCGCGTGCTGCGCTTCCCCGCACCTTATGGAATCGCGCCGGAGACGGTCATCCCGCTGGTGCGCGATAGCGTGCGCGCCATGCCGAATGTCGCGCCCGAGAAAGTGCCCATCGTGCGCATCGCCGAGTTCCATGATTCGAGCATCACCTACGAAGTCCTCTACTGGATTCGCGATTACATGCTGACGCCCGACATGGACGCCAAGATACGCGAGCACATCTGGTACGCCTACCGCCGGCATGGCATCCAGATTCCCTTCCCCATCCGTCACCTGCTGATGGAGCAGATCGAGTCGAGGCCGCAGCCTACGGGCCACGACTCCGAAGACAACGAGCGATTCATCAAGTCTGTGCGTCTGTTCGAGCCGCTCACCGCCGAAGAGCGCGCCCGCATTGTTGCGGCGCTGGTCAAGCATCTGTACGCGCCCGGCGAGTTGATTCTCAGGCGCGGCGACGCCGGCGATTCGATGTTCATCATCAGTCAGGGGCGCGTCGACGTGCGCTTGCCGCAGGCCAATGGCGGCACGCAGCAAGTGGCGGTGCTTGAGCCGGGCAATTACTTTGGCGAGATGGCGCTGTTTACAGGCGAGCCGCGCACGGCGGACGTTTATGCGCTGGAAGAGGTCGAGGTATTGGAGATTCGCAAAGCGGCCATCGAGCCGCTGATGCACGACAACGCGCGATTGGCCGAAGCCATCAGCCAGCGGGTCGCCGAGCGCCAGGCCGAGCTGATCGCCCACACGCGCAATGTCCCCGAAGAAGAGAAGCAGCAACAGAGCGCCAACATCCTCAGGCGCGTCAAGCGCTTCTTCAGTCTGAATTGA
- the glk gene encoding glucokinase, producing MILAGDIGGTKTNLGLFDTADGALSLAAQQSYPSRGHVGLETIVSKFLEDKTVRIRAACFGVAGPIVDEQVVTPNLPWIVSADGLSRALGLERVTLINDLEATAHGIAALKADEFFTLNEGIATPGNAALVAAGTGMGVASLFWNGYRHVPSASEGGHIDFAPRNPMESEMFRYMLKKYSHVSVERIVSGPGLFNVYEFLRDSGYTAESAEVAARFANEDPSGVISKAALAGTCRMCAKALDMFVAIYGAFAGNVALVLKATGGVFIGGGIAPKILEKLKDGTFIGAFMEKGRMSSLVATIPVRVILNDKTALLGAARVAAENQ from the coding sequence ATGATCCTTGCCGGAGACATTGGCGGAACCAAAACCAATCTCGGTTTGTTTGACACAGCGGACGGCGCGCTTTCCCTCGCCGCGCAACAGAGCTACCCGAGCCGCGGTCACGTCGGACTGGAAACCATCGTCAGCAAATTCCTCGAAGACAAGACGGTGCGCATTCGCGCCGCCTGCTTTGGCGTCGCCGGCCCGATTGTTGACGAGCAGGTGGTGACGCCGAACCTGCCGTGGATCGTCAGCGCCGACGGCCTGTCGCGCGCCCTCGGGCTAGAGCGCGTGACGCTGATCAACGACCTCGAAGCGACGGCGCATGGCATTGCAGCGCTCAAGGCCGACGAATTTTTCACCCTCAACGAAGGCATCGCGACGCCGGGCAACGCGGCGCTGGTGGCCGCGGGCACGGGCATGGGCGTCGCTTCGCTCTTCTGGAACGGCTACAGGCATGTGCCCTCGGCTTCTGAAGGCGGCCACATCGATTTCGCGCCGCGCAATCCGATGGAAAGCGAGATGTTCCGCTACATGCTGAAGAAGTACAGCCACGTCAGCGTCGAGCGCATCGTTTCCGGGCCGGGATTGTTTAACGTTTACGAATTCCTGCGCGATTCCGGATACACGGCGGAGTCGGCAGAGGTGGCGGCGCGCTTTGCCAATGAAGACCCAAGCGGTGTGATTTCGAAAGCGGCGCTCGCCGGCACGTGCCGGATGTGCGCCAAGGCGCTCGATATGTTCGTGGCGATTTATGGCGCGTTCGCCGGCAACGTCGCGCTGGTCTTGAAAGCGACGGGCGGCGTCTTTATCGGCGGCGGCATCGCGCCGAAGATTTTAGAGAAGCTGAAAGACGGCACTTTCATCGGCGCTTTCATGGAGAAGGGCCGCATGTCGTCGCTGGTGGCGACCATCCCTGTGCGCGTCATCCTGAACGACAAGACGGCGCTGCTGGGGGCCGCGCGCGTCGCCGCTGAGAACCAGTAG
- a CDS encoding two-component regulator propeller domain-containing protein, which yields MLPPGPHPIEIRTYLTAVRALACLWALLGLSLCTPSARAQYRFDHWTADNGLPQNSVRDIVQTRDGYLWLATLDGLVRFDGVRFTVFNKSNSPGIISNRFLQLYEDGQGDLWASTDRSDLTRRHQGRFTTYTTADGLPDYAISSIGGDGQGNLLMFFGLRLIRWIDDKFQPADDLRLTGTPLPSDMAQHPPGFMTAGQAVFFVGGQLHRWTTGTDLQFRLRTPAQDHKGNPWFGSPTGLLRFENGRAVRIQQRDGLPDAQAQFVYGQTPTLQAFSRKKDGSLWLTDLDSMQSQLVTQESPEGLDIFMAYADREGNYWFGTWLNGLYRARRQAVTPYTKAQDLMASEVYPILEDRAGTIWIGSIGDGLFHYQNGVFSQLPDSSRLQTSLFEDRAGRIWANGQQQYVDGRLGRGPTPEALPPEISNCWTMYEDQEGAFWFGTERGAVRYKDGVRTYFTIKDGLAGDDVKVIIGDGAGGLWLGSYGGLTKFSDGRFTAWTETHGLPGNNVRALRQDSDGALWIGTYDSGLGRFKDGRFTHYTTKEGLFDNGVFQILEDDFGRVWMSCNRGIYRVRKQELNEFAEGKIKTITSVAFGKSDGMENVECNGGRWPAGIKAHDGKLWFPTMGGVVVIDPATITTNAQPPPVVLEDLKIDNRSVALETWEAALGGPRSAIEIKPGQENFEIEYTALSFINSANLRFKYRLEGLDQDWVEAGTRRTAYYSYVPPGAYTFTVIAANSDGVWNKEGKSVRITVLPPFYRTWWFLTLVTLAAGGAVFAAFKSRVAQIERRQALQQAFARQLLESQEGERKRIAAELHDSLSQNLLVIKNRAQLRALTLRDEQARTQFTEFSDAISQTLDEVRAISYDLRPSHLDQLGLRTALVAMIEKVSASSTIQFTYAVDDLDGLLQPGDEIMLYRIVQECLNNILKHSGATKVALTLAVHPGELALTIHDNGRGFTPEDIHQRAGLGLQGIRERARILGGTHAIESAPGQGTTVTLRIALKDKQR from the coding sequence ATGCTGCCCCCTGGACCTCATCCTATAGAGATTCGGACCTACCTGACCGCCGTGCGAGCTCTCGCCTGTCTTTGGGCGCTGCTCGGCTTGAGCCTCTGTACGCCGAGCGCCCGCGCTCAGTACCGTTTCGATCACTGGACGGCGGACAACGGGCTGCCGCAAAACTCCGTGCGCGACATAGTGCAAACCCGCGATGGCTATCTCTGGTTGGCGACCCTGGACGGATTAGTGCGCTTTGACGGGGTGCGCTTCACCGTCTTCAACAAGAGCAATTCACCCGGCATCATCAGCAACCGCTTTTTGCAGCTTTACGAAGATGGGCAGGGCGATCTGTGGGCCAGCACAGATCGCAGCGACTTGACGCGGCGGCATCAGGGGCGCTTTACCACGTATACGACGGCGGACGGCTTGCCGGACTACGCCATTAGCAGCATAGGCGGCGATGGGCAGGGCAATCTGCTGATGTTTTTCGGGTTGCGCCTGATCCGCTGGATCGATGACAAATTCCAGCCTGCCGATGACCTGCGCCTGACCGGCACCCCTTTGCCGTCGGACATGGCGCAGCACCCGCCTGGGTTTATGACCGCGGGCCAAGCTGTCTTTTTCGTGGGCGGACAGTTGCACCGCTGGACGACAGGGACTGACTTGCAGTTCCGCCTGCGCACGCCAGCGCAAGATCACAAAGGCAATCCCTGGTTCGGCTCGCCGACAGGCTTGCTCCGCTTCGAAAACGGGCGCGCGGTCAGAATCCAGCAACGGGATGGTCTGCCGGACGCGCAAGCGCAGTTCGTTTACGGCCAGACACCAACTTTGCAAGCCTTCTCCCGCAAAAAAGATGGCAGCCTCTGGCTGACTGATCTGGATTCCATGCAAAGCCAGCTTGTGACGCAAGAGTCCCCTGAGGGGCTCGACATTTTCATGGCCTATGCTGATCGGGAAGGCAATTACTGGTTTGGCACGTGGCTCAACGGACTGTATCGCGCGCGCCGCCAGGCCGTCACGCCTTACACAAAAGCGCAGGACCTGATGGCGAGCGAGGTTTATCCGATTCTCGAAGACCGCGCCGGAACGATCTGGATTGGCAGTATCGGAGATGGCCTGTTCCACTATCAGAACGGCGTGTTCAGCCAACTCCCTGACTCTAGTCGGCTTCAAACTTCTCTGTTTGAGGATCGAGCCGGGCGTATCTGGGCAAACGGGCAACAGCAATACGTTGACGGGCGGTTGGGGCGCGGCCCCACGCCCGAAGCTTTGCCGCCGGAAATAAGCAATTGCTGGACAATGTACGAAGACCAGGAGGGCGCGTTCTGGTTCGGCACTGAGCGCGGCGCGGTGCGCTACAAAGATGGCGTGCGAACCTACTTTACGATCAAAGACGGGCTGGCTGGTGATGATGTCAAAGTCATTATCGGAGATGGCGCAGGCGGCCTCTGGCTAGGCAGCTACGGCGGCTTGACTAAGTTCAGCGATGGACGCTTTACCGCCTGGACCGAAACGCACGGGCTGCCGGGCAATAACGTGCGGGCGCTCAGACAGGACAGCGATGGCGCGTTGTGGATTGGCACCTATGACAGCGGCCTGGGTCGCTTCAAGGACGGGCGCTTCACGCACTACACGACGAAAGAGGGGCTTTTTGACAACGGTGTGTTTCAAATCCTGGAAGACGACTTCGGACGGGTCTGGATGAGCTGCAATCGCGGCATCTATCGCGTGCGCAAACAGGAATTGAACGAGTTTGCCGAGGGGAAAATCAAAACGATCACGTCGGTCGCCTTTGGCAAGAGCGACGGGATGGAGAACGTCGAATGCAACGGCGGGCGCTGGCCCGCAGGCATCAAGGCACATGACGGCAAGCTCTGGTTTCCGACGATGGGAGGCGTCGTGGTAATTGACCCGGCGACCATTACGACCAATGCGCAGCCGCCACCCGTCGTGCTCGAAGACCTAAAAATTGATAACCGCTCCGTGGCGCTTGAAACGTGGGAGGCCGCGCTTGGCGGTCCGCGATCTGCAATCGAAATCAAGCCGGGACAGGAGAACTTCGAGATCGAGTATACGGCGCTCAGCTTTATCAATTCCGCCAACCTGCGCTTCAAATACAGGCTGGAGGGGCTCGACCAGGATTGGGTGGAAGCGGGGACGCGGCGCACGGCATATTATTCTTATGTGCCGCCGGGCGCTTACACTTTCACCGTCATCGCGGCCAACAGCGACGGCGTGTGGAATAAAGAAGGCAAAAGTGTCCGCATCACGGTGCTGCCGCCGTTTTATCGCACGTGGTGGTTTCTGACGCTGGTCACGTTGGCGGCGGGCGGCGCCGTCTTTGCCGCTTTCAAATCCCGCGTCGCGCAGATCGAACGGAGACAAGCCCTACAGCAAGCCTTCGCGCGCCAGTTGCTCGAATCGCAAGAGGGCGAGCGCAAACGCATCGCCGCCGAATTGCACGACAGTTTGAGCCAGAATTTGCTGGTCATCAAAAACCGCGCGCAACTCCGGGCGCTGACTTTGCGGGACGAGCAAGCCCGGACGCAATTCACGGAGTTCAGCGATGCCATCTCGCAAACGCTCGACGAGGTGCGCGCCATCTCTTACGACCTGCGCCCGTCGCATCTCGATCAACTCGGCTTGCGCACGGCCCTCGTGGCGATGATTGAAAAAGTCAGCGCCAGCTCGACGATTCAATTCACGTACGCGGTTGACGACTTGGATGGTCTTTTGCAGCCCGGTGACGAAATCATGCTTTATCGTATCGTGCAGGAGTGTCTCAACAACATTCTCAAACATTCCGGCGCGACCAAAGTGGCGCTCACCCTGGCGGTACACCCCGGCGAGCTGGCGCTCACGATTCATGACAACGGGCGTGGCTTCACGCCGGAAGACATACACCAGCGCGCTGGACTCGGCTTGCAGGGCATTCGGGAACGCGCGCGCATTCTGGGCGGCACGCATGCAATCGAATCCGCGCCCGGACAAGGCACGACCGTCACCTTGAGGATCGCGTTAAAGGACAAGCAACGATGA